From Deinococcus sp. KSM4-11, a single genomic window includes:
- a CDS encoding MaoC family dehydratase, with product MSAHETGRCYEDYAVGEVIEHPLGRTVTQNDNIWFTLLTNNTNPIHFDAHYAAQTEFGRPLVNSCLTIALVTGLSVADMSRNAVNLGWDEVRIPHPLFEGDTVYAQSEVLELRESRSRPTQGVMVFRTTGYNQHGQSVLVFRRTVLVYRRGHVPALTSRPVLQEPS from the coding sequence ATGAGTGCCCATGAAACCGGACGTTGCTATGAGGACTACGCGGTGGGAGAGGTGATCGAACACCCGCTGGGCCGCACGGTCACGCAGAACGACAACATCTGGTTCACGCTGCTGACCAACAACACCAATCCCATCCACTTCGATGCGCATTACGCCGCACAGACCGAGTTCGGCCGCCCGCTGGTGAACAGCTGCCTGACCATCGCGCTGGTGACAGGCCTGTCGGTTGCAGACATGTCCCGCAACGCCGTGAATCTCGGCTGGGATGAGGTGCGCATTCCCCACCCCCTCTTCGAGGGCGACACCGTCTATGCCCAGAGCGAGGTGCTGGAGCTGCGCGAATCACGCTCGCGGCCCACGCAGGGCGTGATGGTCTTCCGCACCACCGGATACAACCAGCATGGCCAGAGCGTGCTGGTGTTCCGGCGGACGGTTCTCGTCTACCGCCGGGGCCACGTACCGGCCCTCACCTCACGTCCGGTGCTGCAGGAGCCGTCATGA
- a CDS encoding CaiB/BaiF CoA-transferase family protein — protein sequence MLPLEGVKVVALEQAVSAPFCSRQLADLGADVIKVERPGEGDLARGYDGALGGVSAYFAWLNRGKRSVVLDLKGDAGIAALDALLAGADVFVHNLAPGAVERLGFAWEAVRTRFPSLIWVSISGYGLDGPQVNRKAYDMLIQAEAGVVALTGTPEQAAKVGISVADIAAGLYAHSSVLAALLNRARTGQGERIDISMLECLTEWVTPPMYVQMGQGRPPVRAGLRHNMIVPYGAYSCADGQVMFAVQSEREWARLCEVVLRRPDLTTDERYRGNEQRLRHREVLEAEIEAAIASLTRAEVLALLDTASIANAAVNTVADVVHHEQLQARGRWTQVDSPVGMIPALLPPHNLLGVTPRMGRVPALGEHTQAVLAELGLKEADE from the coding sequence ATGCTGCCACTTGAAGGCGTAAAGGTCGTGGCGCTGGAGCAGGCGGTGTCCGCGCCGTTCTGCTCCCGGCAGCTGGCCGATCTGGGCGCGGACGTCATCAAGGTTGAGCGTCCCGGCGAGGGCGACCTGGCGCGCGGCTACGACGGCGCGCTGGGCGGCGTGTCGGCCTATTTCGCCTGGCTCAACCGCGGAAAGCGCAGTGTAGTGCTGGATCTCAAGGGGGACGCGGGTATCGCGGCGCTGGACGCCCTCCTCGCGGGCGCAGACGTGTTCGTCCACAACCTGGCCCCCGGCGCCGTGGAACGACTGGGATTTGCCTGGGAAGCGGTGCGAACGCGCTTCCCCAGCCTGATCTGGGTGTCGATCAGCGGCTACGGTCTGGATGGCCCGCAGGTGAACCGCAAGGCCTACGACATGCTCATCCAGGCCGAGGCAGGGGTGGTGGCGCTGACGGGAACACCTGAGCAGGCGGCGAAGGTGGGCATCTCGGTGGCGGACATTGCGGCGGGCCTGTACGCGCATAGCAGCGTGCTGGCGGCGCTCCTGAACCGGGCCCGGACCGGTCAGGGCGAGCGCATCGACATCTCCATGCTGGAGTGCCTGACCGAGTGGGTCACGCCGCCCATGTACGTCCAGATGGGGCAGGGGCGTCCGCCCGTCCGCGCGGGCCTGCGCCACAACATGATCGTGCCGTATGGCGCGTACAGCTGCGCGGACGGACAGGTGATGTTCGCCGTGCAAAGCGAGCGCGAGTGGGCGCGGCTGTGCGAGGTGGTGCTGCGCCGTCCTGACCTGACGACCGACGAACGCTACCGCGGCAACGAACAGCGTCTCAGACACCGCGAAGTGCTGGAGGCAGAGATTGAGGCGGCCATCGCGTCCCTGACCCGCGCTGAGGTGCTCGCCCTGCTGGACACAGCCAGCATCGCCAACGCGGCGGTGAACACGGTGGCGGACGTGGTTCACCACGAGCAGCTCCAGGCCCGAGGCCGCTGGACGCAGGTGGACAGCCCCGTCGGAATGATTCCAGCGCTGCTCCCACCGCACAACCTCCTGGGCGTCACGCCGCGGATGGGCCGTGTGCCGGCGCTGGGAGAACACACGCAGGCCGTCCTGGCCGAACTCGGACTGAAGGAGGCTGACGAATGA
- a CDS encoding aldehyde dehydrogenase, producing MTLPEYGLYIGGQFLPAQSGQQEETVNPYTGQAWARVPQADGRDVDAAVRAARHALDEGPWGRMTGRQRSKLIHHFAQILARDADLLGEAETRDNGKLLREMQGQCRILPEWYEYYAGAADKLHGETIPSDKPNFFIYTRREPVGVVAAIIPWNSPLLLLTWKLAPLLAAGCTVVVKPADQTPVSALEFARRVEEAGFPPGVFNVVTGGPVVGAALASHPGVDKVAFTGSTAVGIKVGQAAMGHLAKVSLELGGKSPNVVFEDADLDAAANGVIAGIFAAGGQTCIAGSRLLVQASVHDELVRRVTERARTIKLGDPLAHDTEMGPVAFRAHLDGILRRCERGLQEGASLVTGGRRASGPGLDDGYFVEPTIFTDVQPHMELAAEEIFGPVLSVLSFEDEPDAVRMANDSRYGLGAGVWTRDLQRAHRAAHAIRAGTVWVNSYRAVSFNAPFGGFKDSGFGRENSLEGVGEYLDTKTVWVELTGATRDPFTLG from the coding sequence ATGACCCTGCCGGAGTACGGACTGTACATCGGTGGCCAGTTCCTCCCGGCGCAGTCCGGGCAGCAGGAGGAGACCGTCAATCCGTACACCGGTCAGGCGTGGGCGCGGGTGCCACAGGCCGACGGGCGCGACGTGGACGCGGCGGTGCGCGCGGCCCGCCACGCGCTGGACGAGGGCCCCTGGGGCCGCATGACCGGGCGGCAACGTTCGAAGCTGATTCATCACTTCGCGCAGATCCTCGCCCGCGACGCCGACCTGCTCGGTGAGGCCGAGACGCGCGACAACGGCAAACTGCTGCGGGAGATGCAGGGACAGTGCCGCATCCTCCCGGAGTGGTACGAGTACTACGCGGGCGCTGCCGACAAGCTGCACGGCGAGACGATTCCGAGTGACAAGCCGAACTTCTTCATCTACACCCGCCGCGAGCCAGTGGGTGTGGTCGCGGCCATCATCCCCTGGAACTCGCCCCTGCTGCTGCTCACATGGAAGCTCGCCCCCCTGCTCGCGGCCGGGTGCACGGTGGTCGTCAAGCCCGCTGACCAGACGCCCGTTTCGGCGCTCGAGTTCGCCCGGCGGGTGGAGGAGGCTGGCTTCCCGCCCGGCGTGTTCAATGTGGTGACGGGCGGCCCGGTGGTGGGTGCGGCCCTCGCCTCGCATCCGGGGGTGGACAAGGTGGCCTTCACGGGCAGCACGGCCGTCGGCATCAAGGTTGGCCAGGCGGCAATGGGCCACTTGGCGAAGGTGAGCCTGGAACTGGGCGGCAAGAGCCCCAATGTCGTCTTTGAGGACGCCGACCTCGACGCGGCCGCAAATGGCGTGATCGCAGGCATTTTTGCGGCAGGTGGACAGACCTGCATCGCCGGCTCACGCCTCCTGGTGCAGGCGTCCGTGCACGATGAACTGGTCCGGCGCGTGACTGAGCGGGCCCGCACCATCAAACTTGGTGATCCCCTTGCCCACGACACGGAGATGGGACCGGTGGCCTTCCGGGCGCATCTCGACGGCATCCTGCGCCGCTGTGAACGTGGCCTCCAGGAAGGCGCGTCGCTGGTGACCGGGGGACGGCGGGCCTCCGGGCCGGGACTCGATGACGGGTACTTCGTGGAGCCCACCATTTTCACTGACGTTCAGCCGCACATGGAGCTCGCCGCCGAGGAGATCTTCGGCCCCGTGCTGTCGGTGCTGAGTTTCGAGGATGAGCCCGACGCCGTGCGGATGGCGAACGATTCCCGCTATGGCCTGGGGGCGGGCGTGTGGACGCGTGACCTGCAGCGGGCCCACCGCGCCGCGCACGCCATTCGGGCCGGGACGGTCTGGGTGAACAGCTACCGCGCTGTCAGCTTCAACGCGCCGTTTGGCGGCTTCAAGGACAGCGGCTTCGGGCGGGAGAACTCCCTCGAGGGCGTGGGCGAGTACCTGGACACCAAGACCGTCTGGGTGGAACTCACCGGGGCCACACGCGATCCGTTCACGCTCGGCTGA
- a CDS encoding urea amidolyase family protein: protein MHLEGLYVQFSQELNRVQNRRLHALHHRLREQVPAGVTDLYPGYVNLYVEFDAGRITREQVQGWVREVLGTLPEGPDGEGRRVELPVRYDGEDLDDAAQRLGLTRAELIAGHSGADYLVYAVGFTPGFPFLGEVAPPLRLPRRDTPRALVPFNAVAMAQAQTCVYVLPSPGGWNLLGTALDTIYDPHRAEPFLLAPGDTVRFVPADGATPVLPAVREIWPALPHTPAIQVIKPGLLDLLVDNGRFLQAHVGMARSGPMDAPAAWQANLQAGNPAGAPLLEFTLLGPVLRALRPLTLGFAGQGMTPLVDGQLHQPGNRLTLQPGQVLSFASSATGVRAYLALTGGLETLPFLGSSSTDRTGLIGRPLARGDVLGQAQPGLEVNLPPLPMPPGGLSGDVITLRLLPGPQASEAALRALADGVFTVGTQDRMGIRFIGPPVPGGQVISEATPHGAVQVTPAGQPILLLNDRGRIGGYHKPAVLHPDDLPRAAQLRPHQRVRFQPFVSVPASRWAARWSMQASFDSMPRST from the coding sequence ATGCACCTCGAGGGCCTCTACGTGCAGTTCAGTCAGGAACTGAACCGCGTGCAGAACCGCCGGCTGCACGCCTTACACCACCGCCTGCGAGAGCAGGTGCCGGCGGGCGTCACAGATCTGTACCCCGGGTACGTGAACCTGTACGTGGAGTTTGACGCCGGGCGGATCACCCGCGAGCAGGTGCAGGGCTGGGTGCGCGAGGTCCTGGGTACCCTGCCTGAAGGCCCGGACGGAGAAGGCCGCCGGGTGGAGCTTCCCGTGCGCTACGACGGTGAGGATCTGGATGACGCTGCACAGAGATTGGGCCTGACCCGCGCCGAACTCATTGCGGGGCACAGCGGCGCGGACTACCTCGTGTACGCTGTGGGGTTTACACCTGGGTTTCCGTTTCTGGGTGAGGTGGCGCCGCCCCTGCGCCTGCCCCGTCGGGACACGCCGCGCGCCCTGGTGCCCTTCAACGCTGTGGCCATGGCGCAGGCCCAGACCTGCGTGTACGTGTTGCCCTCTCCAGGCGGCTGGAACCTGCTGGGCACGGCGCTCGACACCATCTACGACCCGCACCGCGCCGAGCCATTCCTGCTCGCTCCGGGCGACACGGTGCGCTTCGTCCCCGCCGACGGCGCGACGCCAGTGCTGCCCGCGGTGCGCGAGATTTGGCCTGCGCTTCCCCACACGCCAGCCATTCAGGTGATCAAGCCCGGCCTCCTCGACCTGCTGGTGGACAACGGCCGCTTCCTGCAGGCCCACGTGGGTATGGCCCGCAGCGGGCCCATGGACGCTCCGGCCGCCTGGCAGGCGAACCTGCAGGCGGGCAACCCGGCCGGCGCGCCGCTCCTGGAATTCACGTTGCTTGGCCCAGTCCTGCGCGCCCTGCGCCCCTTGACCTTGGGGTTCGCAGGTCAGGGCATGACGCCTCTGGTCGACGGCCAGCTCCATCAGCCTGGGAACCGACTCACGTTGCAGCCGGGACAGGTTCTCTCGTTTGCGTCATCAGCAACAGGGGTGCGCGCGTACCTGGCCCTTACCGGCGGACTGGAGACCCTGCCCTTCCTGGGCAGCAGCAGCACCGACCGAACCGGATTGATCGGGCGGCCCCTGGCGCGCGGGGATGTGCTGGGTCAGGCTCAGCCCGGGCTGGAGGTGAACCTGCCGCCGTTGCCAATGCCTCCTGGTGGCCTGTCGGGAGACGTGATCACGCTGCGCCTCCTGCCGGGACCGCAGGCCAGCGAGGCGGCGCTGCGTGCCCTGGCGGACGGCGTGTTCACGGTGGGCACGCAAGACCGCATGGGCATCCGCTTCATTGGGCCGCCGGTGCCTGGGGGTCAGGTGATCAGCGAGGCCACGCCGCATGGAGCGGTGCAGGTCACGCCCGCCGGGCAGCCCATCTTGCTGCTGAACGACCGCGGGCGCATCGGCGGGTACCACAAGCCTGCCGTGCTGCACCCGGATGACCTTCCGCGCGCTGCGCAGTTGCGCCCACACCAGCGGGTGCGGTTTCAACCTTTCGTCAGCGTGCCGGCGAGCCGCTGGGCCGCCCGCTGGAGCATGCAAGCTTCTTTCGATTCTATGCCGAGGAGTACCTGA
- a CDS encoding thiamine pyrophosphate-binding protein, protein MSEPVSSFQNAGGRWSAGVYQALKAGGIELVPFVPDGGLRGLIEHCQADPDMQAITLSTEEEGIALAAGAWLGGKRSVMLMQSSGVGNTVNMLSLLKTGQFPLLMLVTMRGEWGEFNPWQVPMGQATPKVLEAMGVLVQRCTEPDELPGTVEAALRLAYSTYSPVAVLISQQLLGSKAFGVQP, encoded by the coding sequence ATGAGTGAACCGGTATCCAGTTTCCAGAACGCGGGTGGCCGCTGGTCTGCGGGCGTTTATCAGGCCCTGAAAGCAGGTGGCATCGAGCTGGTGCCGTTCGTTCCAGACGGTGGGTTGCGCGGCCTGATTGAGCACTGTCAGGCCGACCCGGACATGCAGGCCATCACGCTCAGCACAGAAGAAGAGGGAATTGCCCTGGCAGCGGGAGCCTGGCTGGGCGGCAAGCGCAGCGTCATGCTCATGCAGTCGAGCGGCGTGGGCAACACGGTCAACATGCTCTCGCTGCTGAAGACCGGGCAGTTCCCGCTGTTGATGCTGGTGACCATGCGAGGCGAATGGGGGGAGTTCAACCCCTGGCAGGTGCCGATGGGGCAGGCCACGCCGAAAGTCCTGGAGGCCATGGGCGTCCTGGTTCAGCGCTGCACCGAACCGGACGAGCTTCCCGGCACCGTAGAGGCTGCGCTGCGGCTGGCGTACAGCACCTACAGTCCGGTGGCCGTGCTGATTTCACAGCAGCTGCTGGGTTCCAAGGCCTTTGGAGTTCAGCCATGA
- a CDS encoding MmgE/PrpD family protein: MSQPAVSAALASFAAHPPEVPQTALEDTQRSILDGLGCLLAGSVTPQARMVQQVVHSLGHSDEATVFSAGRASAAGAALANGVATHTLELDDIHKGSTIHAAAPVIPAALAVAERERASGAAFIRAVALGYEAALRVGEAVNPSHYRYWHPTGTAATFGAAVAAGALLGLDERQMLDALGSAGTQAAGLWEFNASGAMSKTLHPGKAAMNGVLSADLARLGFSGAPAILEGSRGFFQATAAESDPSRVTDRLGEVWKVSENGYKLYSCCGHTHTAIDAALDLRASRHWDAGQVLATIREIRLETYGPGWAIVSEPNPTTPYQAKFSLAYVVCVALLEGAVGLEQFAPERFGPAGVLEPGAAALLKRVQTTVSSELTARYPAAWPNRLEVELTSGEVLRVGGDFPRGNAENPVSTELLEAKFLNLVGAQVSSGAAESALELIRQLDAIPDMRVACLALNDLISTENHREERA, encoded by the coding sequence GTGAGCCAGCCTGCTGTGAGTGCCGCCCTCGCCTCGTTCGCCGCGCATCCCCCCGAAGTTCCCCAGACCGCCCTGGAGGACACCCAGCGCAGCATTCTGGACGGCCTCGGCTGCCTGCTGGCCGGATCGGTCACGCCCCAGGCGCGCATGGTTCAGCAGGTGGTGCACAGTCTGGGCCACAGTGACGAGGCGACCGTCTTCAGTGCAGGCCGGGCGAGCGCTGCCGGCGCCGCACTCGCCAACGGCGTGGCGACCCACACGCTGGAACTGGACGACATCCACAAGGGCTCGACCATTCACGCGGCGGCCCCGGTCATCCCGGCGGCGCTCGCCGTGGCCGAGCGTGAGCGGGCGAGCGGCGCGGCCTTCATCCGGGCCGTGGCCCTGGGGTACGAGGCGGCCCTGCGGGTCGGGGAGGCTGTCAATCCCAGCCACTACCGCTACTGGCACCCCACCGGCACGGCCGCCACCTTTGGTGCGGCGGTGGCGGCCGGCGCCCTGCTGGGTCTGGACGAGCGTCAGATGCTCGACGCGTTGGGCAGCGCGGGCACACAGGCGGCGGGGCTGTGGGAATTCAATGCCAGCGGGGCCATGAGCAAGACCCTGCATCCCGGCAAGGCCGCCATGAACGGCGTTCTGTCTGCCGACCTGGCCCGTCTGGGATTCTCGGGCGCGCCCGCCATCCTCGAGGGATCACGCGGGTTCTTCCAGGCCACCGCTGCCGAGAGTGACCCCAGTCGCGTGACCGACCGGTTGGGTGAGGTGTGGAAGGTCAGCGAGAACGGATACAAGCTGTACTCCTGCTGCGGACACACCCATACAGCCATCGACGCCGCCCTGGACTTACGTGCCTCGCGCCACTGGGACGCGGGCCAGGTGCTCGCGACCATCCGGGAGATCCGCCTGGAGACGTACGGGCCAGGCTGGGCCATCGTGAGCGAGCCGAATCCCACCACCCCGTACCAGGCGAAATTCAGTCTGGCCTACGTGGTCTGCGTCGCCCTGCTGGAAGGAGCGGTGGGGCTGGAGCAGTTCGCCCCCGAGCGCTTCGGCCCGGCGGGCGTCCTGGAGCCCGGCGCGGCAGCGCTGTTGAAACGCGTTCAGACCACTGTCTCGTCCGAATTGACGGCGCGGTATCCGGCCGCGTGGCCCAACCGCCTGGAGGTGGAACTCACCAGTGGCGAGGTGCTCCGCGTGGGCGGGGACTTTCCTCGGGGGAACGCGGAGAACCCGGTGAGCACCGAGCTGTTGGAGGCGAAATTTCTGAACCTGGTCGGTGCCCAGGTGAGCAGTGGCGCCGCCGAGTCCGCTCTGGAGCTGATCCGGCAGCTGGACGCCATTCCTGACATGAGGGTCGCCTGCCTGGCGCTGAACGACCTGATCTCGACTGAGAACCATCGCGAGGAGCGGGCATGA
- a CDS encoding helix-turn-helix domain-containing protein has product MTRLPDGLPIALVEALLDHAADTMFYVKDTALRYVSVNSTLLRLSGRRDKRDVLGQTATQVFGRPYYTAQDEQVIRTGVALTGQLELYLRPGGQTGWCLTTKLPLLGPCGSVIGLCGISQVLPVTRDPGARYPRLAEALDTIQQRYAEPLRVRTLATSAGLSEDQFSRTIQRLFGLTPKQLLMKTRMGGASTLLLTTNLDVGEIATACGYADHSAFARQFQKVAGLTPSEFRAAGTAGDRRPLLKRQA; this is encoded by the coding sequence ATGACGAGGCTCCCCGATGGGCTGCCAATTGCGCTGGTGGAAGCGTTGCTCGACCACGCGGCAGACACCATGTTTTACGTCAAGGACACGGCCCTGCGGTACGTAAGCGTGAACAGTACCCTGCTGCGCCTCAGCGGACGCCGGGACAAACGTGACGTCCTCGGACAGACGGCCACGCAGGTCTTCGGACGGCCGTACTACACGGCGCAGGATGAGCAGGTCATTCGCACCGGCGTGGCCCTCACCGGACAGCTGGAACTGTACCTGCGCCCCGGGGGACAGACGGGCTGGTGCCTGACCACGAAGCTCCCCCTTCTAGGCCCGTGTGGTTCTGTGATCGGCCTGTGCGGGATCTCACAGGTGCTCCCGGTGACTCGCGATCCGGGCGCCCGGTACCCCCGCCTGGCTGAGGCGTTGGATACAATCCAGCAGCGGTATGCTGAGCCCCTGCGCGTGCGCACCCTGGCCACCAGCGCCGGCCTTTCCGAGGATCAGTTCTCCCGCACCATCCAGCGCCTGTTCGGCCTGACGCCCAAACAACTGCTCATGAAGACGCGTATGGGCGGTGCGTCCACCCTCCTGCTCACCACGAACTTGGATGTCGGCGAGATTGCTACCGCGTGCGGGTACGCCGACCACAGCGCGTTTGCCCGCCAGTTCCAGAAGGTGGCTGGCCTGACGCCCAGTGAGTTCAGGGCGGCCGGCACCGCGGGAGACCGCCGCCCACTCCTTAAACGTCAGGCGTGA
- a CDS encoding LamB/YcsF family protein, which yields MSRLVDLNADVGESFGAWSLGDDARLVALLTSVNVACGFHAGDPLTIQRTLGLARDHDLGIGAHPGFPDLQGFGRRVLEATPEQVYADVLYQISAVSGMARTAGVALRHVKAHGALSTRAWTHAPTAVAIAQAVRDYDRALPLVVLPATLLETEARALGVPVVLETFPERAYLRDGRLAPRALAGSSIHDPHEAARRAVMLVTEGRIEAIDGGYFECRTDTLCIHGDNPNAVEIARAVRAALEASGVTIAPFSVPETA from the coding sequence ATGAGCCGCCTGGTAGATCTCAACGCCGATGTGGGCGAATCCTTCGGGGCGTGGTCGCTGGGCGATGACGCGCGGCTGGTGGCGCTGCTGACCAGCGTGAACGTGGCCTGCGGCTTCCACGCGGGCGATCCACTGACCATCCAGCGCACGCTTGGACTGGCGCGCGACCACGACCTGGGGATCGGGGCGCACCCGGGCTTCCCGGATCTGCAGGGGTTCGGGCGACGGGTTCTGGAGGCCACGCCCGAACAGGTGTACGCGGACGTGCTCTACCAGATATCGGCTGTGTCCGGCATGGCGCGGACGGCAGGGGTGGCACTCCGACACGTGAAGGCCCACGGGGCGCTCTCCACCCGTGCCTGGACGCACGCCCCAACCGCCGTGGCGATCGCCCAGGCCGTCCGGGATTACGACCGCGCGCTCCCACTGGTCGTGCTTCCCGCCACACTGCTCGAAACCGAGGCGCGCGCCCTGGGCGTCCCAGTGGTTCTGGAGACCTTTCCCGAACGGGCGTACCTGCGCGACGGCCGCCTCGCGCCGCGCGCGCTGGCAGGATCCAGTATCCATGACCCGCACGAAGCGGCCCGACGCGCCGTGATGCTCGTCACCGAGGGGCGCATCGAGGCCATCGACGGCGGCTATTTCGAGTGCCGCACCGACACCCTGTGCATCCATGGGGACAACCCGAACGCCGTGGAGATCGCCCGCGCCGTCCGGGCCGCCCTGGAGGCCAGCGGCGTCACGATCGCGCCTTTCAGCGTCCCGGAGACCGCATGA
- a CDS encoding thiamine pyrophosphate-dependent enzyme produces MSALQRREVMGQLLRERGDLLVVTGLGASAWDLASISDSALDFPLWGAMGGAAAFGLGLALAQLHRRVVVFTGDGEMLMALGSLSTIAAVHPANLSLVVLDNERYGETGSQRTHTAAGVDLAGVALACGFPKAVIVRGMEQVDDLRTDLHEHHGPLCAVVKVALTPDPMTLPPRDATYLKNRMRTALLGARAVLE; encoded by the coding sequence ATGAGCGCCCTGCAGCGGCGGGAGGTGATGGGACAGCTTCTGCGGGAGCGGGGAGACCTGCTGGTCGTCACGGGCCTGGGAGCCTCAGCGTGGGATCTGGCGTCCATCTCGGACAGCGCGCTGGATTTCCCGCTGTGGGGGGCCATGGGAGGCGCGGCGGCCTTTGGACTCGGGCTGGCCCTGGCGCAGCTCCATCGCCGCGTGGTCGTGTTCACCGGTGACGGTGAGATGCTCATGGCCCTCGGCTCGTTATCCACGATTGCGGCGGTGCACCCGGCGAACCTGAGCCTCGTGGTGCTGGACAACGAGCGGTACGGAGAGACGGGATCCCAGCGTACCCATACCGCGGCCGGCGTTGACCTGGCGGGTGTGGCCCTGGCCTGCGGGTTTCCGAAGGCCGTCATCGTCCGCGGGATGGAACAGGTGGATGACCTGCGCACGGATCTCCACGAACACCATGGCCCTCTGTGTGCGGTGGTGAAGGTGGCTCTCACCCCGGATCCCATGACGCTGCCGCCCAGGGACGCCACCTATCTGAAGAACCGTATGCGGACGGCCCTGCTGGGAGCCAGGGCCGTGCTGGAATGA
- a CDS encoding acyl-CoA dehydrogenase family protein, protein MTLNSFPELREPVRDLCARFDTAYWLAAEKAGYPDAFVKALTEAGWLAALIPEEYGGAGLGLTEASVILEEINHSGGNSGACHAQMYIMGTLLRHGSPEQKTQYLPRIASGELRLQSFGVTEPTTGSDTTKLKTTATRKSGTYVVKGQKVWTSRLQHSDLLLLLARTTPLSEVKRKTEGLSTFLIDLRTIDATRMTVRPIQNMVGHETNEVFFDDLEIPASSLIGEEGQGFWYVLDGMNAERILIAAECVGDGYWFTERASAYASERVVFDRPIGQNQGVQFPIARAYVNVRAADLMRFEAARRFDAGQPCGAEANMAKLLAADASWEAANACLQTHGGFGFAAEYDVERKFRETRLYQVAPISTNLILSFVAEKVLGMPRSY, encoded by the coding sequence ATGACCCTGAACAGTTTTCCTGAACTGCGCGAGCCGGTACGTGACCTGTGTGCCCGATTCGACACCGCCTACTGGCTGGCTGCCGAGAAGGCCGGCTACCCCGACGCCTTCGTCAAGGCTTTGACGGAGGCCGGATGGCTCGCGGCACTCATCCCCGAGGAGTACGGCGGCGCGGGCCTGGGACTGACCGAGGCGAGCGTCATCCTGGAGGAAATCAACCACTCGGGCGGGAATTCGGGCGCATGCCACGCGCAGATGTACATCATGGGGACACTGCTGCGCCACGGCTCGCCCGAGCAGAAAACGCAGTACCTGCCGCGCATCGCCAGCGGTGAGCTGCGGCTTCAGTCATTCGGCGTGACCGAACCAACCACCGGGTCGGACACGACCAAGCTCAAGACCACGGCGACGAGAAAGAGCGGCACCTACGTGGTGAAGGGGCAGAAGGTCTGGACGTCGCGGCTCCAGCACTCGGACCTGCTGCTGTTGCTGGCCCGCACCACTCCCCTGTCCGAGGTGAAGCGCAAGACCGAGGGCCTCTCCACCTTCCTGATCGACCTGCGCACGATCGACGCCACGCGAATGACTGTGCGCCCCATCCAGAACATGGTGGGGCACGAGACCAACGAGGTGTTCTTCGACGACCTGGAGATCCCAGCCAGCAGCCTGATCGGCGAAGAGGGTCAGGGGTTCTGGTATGTGCTGGACGGCATGAACGCCGAGCGTATTCTGATCGCCGCCGAGTGTGTGGGGGACGGCTACTGGTTTACTGAGCGGGCCAGCGCCTACGCCTCCGAGCGGGTGGTGTTTGATCGTCCCATCGGACAGAACCAGGGTGTGCAGTTCCCCATTGCCCGCGCCTACGTGAACGTGAGGGCCGCCGACCTGATGCGCTTCGAGGCGGCCCGACGGTTTGATGCCGGGCAGCCCTGCGGCGCGGAGGCGAACATGGCCAAACTGCTCGCCGCCGACGCCTCCTGGGAGGCCGCCAACGCCTGCCTGCAGACCCACGGCGGCTTCGGGTTCGCTGCCGAGTACGACGTGGAGCGCAAGTTCCGGGAAACGCGGCTGTACCAGGTGGCCCCCATCAGCACAAACCTGATCCTGTCCTTCGTGGCAGAAAAGGTTCTTGGAATGCCGCGGTCCTACTGA